A stretch of Eulemur rufifrons isolate Redbay chromosome 5, OSU_ERuf_1, whole genome shotgun sequence DNA encodes these proteins:
- the SYT4 gene encoding synaptotagmin-4, translating to MAPIANSREEFDEIPTVVGIFSAFGLVFTVSLFAWICCQRKSSKSNKTPPYKFVHVLKGVDIYPENLNSKKKFGADDKNEVKNKSAMPKNSLHLDLEKRDLNGNFPKTNLKAGSPSDLENVTQKLFLEGEKESVSPDSLKSSTSLTSEEKQEKLGTLFFSLEYNFEKKAFVVNIKEACGLPAMDEQSMTSDPYIKMTILPEKKHKVKTRVLRKTLDPAFDETFTFYGIPYTQIQELALHFTILSFDRFSRDDIIGEVLIPLSGIELSDGKMLMNREIIKRNVRKSSGRGELLISLCYQSTTNTLTVVVLKARHLPKSDVSGLSDPYVKVNLYHAKKRISKKKTHVKKCTPNAVFNELFVFDIPCEGLEEISVEFLVLDSERGSRNEVIGRLVLGAAAEGTGGEHWKEICDYPRRQIAKWHMLCDG from the exons ATGGCTCCGATCGCTAACAGCCGGGAAGAATTTG ATGAAATCCCCACAGTTGTGGGGATCTTCAGTGCATTTGGCCTGGTCTTCACAGTCTCTCTCTTTGCATGGATCTGCTGTCAGAGAAAATCATCTAAGTCTAACAAGACTCCTCCTTACAAGTTTGTGCATGTGCTTAAGGGAGTTGATATTTACCCTGAAAACCTAAATAGCAAAAAGAAGTTTGGAGCAGATGACAAAAATGAAGTAAAGAATAAATCAGCTATGCCAAAGAATTCATTGCATCTAGATCTTGAGAAGAGAGATCTCAATGGCAATTTTCCCAAAACCAACCTCAAAGCTGGCAGCCCTTCTGATCTGGAGAATGTGACCCAAAAGCTCtttttagaaggagaaaaagaatcagTTTCTCCTGATAGCTTAAAGTCCAGCACTTCCCTTACTTCAGAAGAGAAACAAGAGAAGCTGGGAACCCTCTTCTTTTCCTTAGAGTACAACTTCGAGAAAAAAGCATTTGTGGTAAATATCAAGGAAGCCTGTGGCTTGCCAGCCATGGATGAGCAGTCGATGACCTCCGACCCATACATCAAAATGACAATCCTCCCGGAGAAGAAGCATAAAGTGAAAACCAGAGTGCTGAGAAAGACCTTGGATCCAGCTTTTGATGAGACCTTTACATTTTATGGGATCCCCTACACCCAGATCCAAGAATTGGCCTTGCACTTCACAATCTTGAGTTTTGACAGGTTTTCAAGAGATGATATCATTGGGGAAGTCCTTATTCCTCTCTCAGGAATTGAATTATCTGATGGAAAAATGTTAATGAACAGAGAGATCATCAAGAGAAATGTTAGG aaGTCTTCAGGACGGGGTGAGTTACTGATCTCTCTCTGCTATCAGTCCACCACAAATACCCTCACTGTGGTTGTCTTAAAAGCGCGACACCTGCCTAAATCTGATGTGTCTGGACTTTCAG ATCCCTACGTCAAAGTGAACCTGTACCATGCCAAAAAGAGAATCTCCAAGAAGAAAACTCATGTGAAGAAATGCACCCCCAATGCAGTGTTCAATGAGCTGTTTGTCTTTGATATTCCTTGTGAGGGTCTTGAAGAAATAAGTGTTGAATTTCTGGTTTTGGATTCTGAAAGGGGGTCCCGAAATGAGGTGATTGGGCGGTTGGTCCTGGGTGCAGCAGCAGAAGGAACCGGTGGAGAACACTGGAAAGAGATCTGTGACTACCCCAGGAGACAAATTGCCAAGTGGCATATGCTCTGTGACGGGTAA